One genomic region from Enterobacter hormaechei ATCC 49162 encodes:
- a CDS encoding MFS transporter, protein MTISSVLRTKDKIGYGLGDMASALVWQTATLFLAYFYTDVFGLPAAIMGTMFLVVRVVDAFVDPCIGALVDRTQTRHGRFRPWLLWFAIPFGVSCLITFYVPDAGATAKIVYACVTYAILSLIYSAINVPYCAMPGALTLDPRERHSLQSWRFGLSFIGGLIVTVIALPLVSLLGQGNVQKGYFYAMSLMGLLGIVLFFCCFFMTRERYSPRNDTSGSMLTDLKLLAGNSQWRIVFLFNILLLTAVVTRGSATMYYVNYVLLRPELVFAFIVSGMVASLSGALLSERLLGKFDRVRAYQWTIISFVIFGALIFFIPPSQVWLIFGLNIVFSFIQNLTTPLQWTMFSDVVDYEEHRSGRRLDGLVFSTALFAIKFGLALGGAVVGWVLGMVDYAPGQANQAPHVLATINALFTLIPCVLFLCMVALLAIYKLNSRLVDTIARELASKRDIRNDAGQLSPATQSAIQE, encoded by the coding sequence ATGACAATCTCCTCTGTATTACGTACAAAAGATAAAATAGGTTATGGCCTGGGTGATATGGCCAGCGCGCTGGTCTGGCAAACGGCAACGTTATTTCTCGCTTATTTCTATACGGACGTATTCGGTTTACCGGCGGCCATTATGGGCACCATGTTTTTAGTGGTGCGCGTGGTCGATGCGTTTGTCGACCCGTGCATTGGCGCGCTGGTGGATCGTACTCAGACGCGCCACGGTCGTTTTCGTCCCTGGCTGCTCTGGTTTGCCATTCCGTTTGGCGTGAGCTGCCTCATCACCTTCTACGTACCGGATGCCGGGGCGACGGCAAAAATTGTTTATGCCTGCGTGACCTATGCCATCCTGAGCCTGATCTACTCCGCGATTAACGTCCCTTACTGCGCCATGCCCGGCGCGCTGACGCTCGACCCACGCGAGCGCCACTCGCTGCAATCCTGGCGCTTTGGCCTGTCGTTTATCGGCGGGTTGATTGTCACGGTCATCGCGCTGCCGCTGGTCTCTTTATTAGGCCAGGGTAATGTGCAGAAAGGCTATTTCTATGCCATGAGCCTGATGGGGCTGCTGGGAATCGTTTTATTCTTCTGCTGCTTCTTTATGACCCGCGAGCGTTACTCTCCGCGCAATGACACCTCCGGCTCAATGCTGACGGATTTAAAACTGCTGGCTGGCAACAGTCAGTGGCGAATTGTTTTTTTGTTTAATATTTTACTGTTAACCGCCGTCGTAACGCGTGGCTCAGCGACCATGTATTACGTTAACTATGTTCTGTTACGTCCGGAACTGGTCTTTGCCTTTATTGTTTCCGGCATGGTGGCATCCTTAAGCGGCGCATTATTATCTGAACGCCTGCTGGGGAAATTTGACCGCGTTCGCGCGTATCAGTGGACTATTATTTCCTTCGTTATTTTTGGCGCGCTGATTTTCTTCATTCCCCCTTCGCAGGTGTGGCTGATATTCGGTCTGAATATTGTGTTTAGTTTTATTCAGAACCTGACCACGCCCCTGCAATGGACCATGTTCTCCGATGTGGTGGACTACGAAGAACACCGGAGCGGCCGCCGTCTGGACGGGCTGGTCTTTTCTACCGCCCTGTTTGCCATCAAGTTTGGGCTGGCGCTGGGTGGGGCGGTGGTCGGCTGGGTGCTTGGCATGGTGGATTACGCGCCTGGACAGGCAAACCAGGCGCCTCACGTCCTCGCAACCATCAACGCCCTGTTTACCCTGATCCCCTGTGTGCTGTTCCTCTGCATGGTGGCACTCCTTGCCATCTACAAACTTAACAGCCGGCTTGTGGACACTATCGCCCGGGAGCTGGCCAGCAAACGCGATATTCGAAACGATGCGGGGCAGCTCAGCCCGGCAACCCAATCCGCAATACAGGAGTAA
- the ppsA gene encoding phosphoenolpyruvate synthase, giving the protein MSNNGSSPLVLWYNQLGMNDVDRVGGKNASLGEMITNLSGMGVSVPNGFATTADAFNLFLDQSGVNQRIYDLLDKTDIDDVTELAKAGAQIRQWIIDTPFQPELEKAIHDAYNQLSADDAQASFAVRSSATAEDMPDASFAGQQETFLNVQGYEAVLVAVKHVFASLFNDRAISYRVHQGYDHRGVALSAGVQRMVRSDVGSSGVMFSIDTESGFDQVVFITSAWGLGEMVVQGAVNPDEFYVHKPTLAANRPAVVRRTMGSKKIRMIYAPTQEHGKQVTIEDVPQEQRDRFSLTDAEVEELAKQAVQIEKHYGRPMDIEWAKDGHTGKLFIVQARPETVRSRGQVMERYTLHAQGKIVAEGRAIGHRIGAGPVKVIHDISEMNRIQPGDVLVTDMTDPDWEPIMKKAAAIVTNRGGRTCHAAIIARELGIPAVVGCGDATERMKDDQNVTVSCAEGDTGYVYADILDFSVKSSSVDTMPDLPLKIMMNVGNPDRAFDFACLPNEGVGLARLEFIINRMIGVHPRALLEFDDQDAKLQNEIREMMKGYDSPKEFYVGRLTEGIATLGAAFYPKRVIVRLSDFKSNEYANLVGGERYEPEEENPMLGFRGAGRYVSESFRDCFALECEAVKRVRNDMGLTNVEIMIPFVRTVDQAKAVVDELARQGLKRGENGLKIIMMCEIPSNALLAEQFLEHFDGFSIGSNDMTQLALGLDRDSGVVSELFDERNEAVKALLSMAIRAAKKQGKYVGICGQGPSDHEDFAAWLMDEGIDSLSLNPDTVVQTWLSLAELNK; this is encoded by the coding sequence ATGTCCAACAATGGCTCGTCACCGCTGGTGCTTTGGTATAACCAACTCGGCATGAATGATGTAGACAGAGTTGGGGGCAAAAATGCCTCCCTGGGTGAAATGATTACAAATCTGTCCGGTATGGGTGTCTCCGTACCTAACGGGTTTGCCACCACCGCCGATGCGTTTAACCTGTTTTTAGACCAGAGCGGTGTAAACCAGCGCATTTACGACCTGCTGGATAAAACGGATATTGATGATGTCACCGAGCTTGCCAAAGCCGGCGCGCAAATCCGCCAGTGGATCATCGACACACCTTTCCAGCCGGAACTGGAAAAAGCCATTCACGACGCCTACAACCAGCTCTCCGCTGACGACGCGCAGGCCTCTTTTGCCGTGCGCTCCTCCGCTACCGCGGAAGATATGCCGGATGCCTCTTTCGCCGGACAGCAGGAAACCTTCCTCAACGTCCAGGGTTATGAGGCGGTACTGGTGGCGGTGAAGCATGTGTTTGCTTCCCTGTTCAACGACCGCGCCATCTCCTATCGCGTCCATCAGGGCTATGATCACCGCGGCGTGGCGCTCTCCGCGGGCGTGCAGCGTATGGTGCGCTCCGACGTGGGTTCCTCCGGCGTGATGTTCTCTATCGACACTGAATCCGGTTTCGACCAGGTGGTGTTTATCACCTCCGCGTGGGGGCTGGGCGAGATGGTGGTGCAGGGGGCGGTGAACCCTGACGAATTCTACGTACACAAGCCTACGCTGGCGGCAAATCGCCCGGCGGTGGTGCGCCGCACCATGGGCTCGAAAAAAATCCGCATGATCTATGCCCCGACCCAGGAGCATGGTAAGCAGGTCACCATTGAAGATGTGCCGCAGGAGCAGCGTGACCGCTTCTCCCTGACTGACGCCGAAGTGGAAGAGCTGGCGAAGCAGGCGGTGCAGATCGAAAAACACTATGGTCGTCCGATGGACATCGAGTGGGCGAAAGACGGACACACCGGCAAGCTGTTTATCGTGCAGGCGCGTCCGGAAACCGTCCGTTCACGCGGTCAGGTCATGGAGCGCTACACCCTGCACGCGCAGGGCAAAATTGTCGCGGAAGGCCGCGCAATTGGTCACCGCATCGGTGCCGGTCCGGTGAAAGTGATCCACGACATCAGCGAGATGAACCGCATTCAGCCCGGCGACGTGCTGGTCACCGACATGACCGACCCGGACTGGGAACCGATCATGAAGAAAGCGGCTGCCATCGTCACCAACCGCGGTGGCCGTACCTGTCACGCGGCTATTATCGCCCGTGAGCTGGGGATCCCGGCGGTCGTCGGCTGTGGCGACGCGACCGAACGCATGAAGGACGACCAGAACGTGACGGTCTCCTGTGCCGAAGGCGATACCGGTTATGTGTATGCCGATATCCTCGACTTCAGTGTGAAAAGCTCCAGCGTGGATACCATGCCGGACCTGCCGCTGAAGATCATGATGAACGTCGGTAACCCGGACCGCGCGTTTGACTTCGCCTGCCTGCCGAACGAAGGCGTGGGTCTGGCGCGTCTGGAATTTATTATTAACCGTATGATCGGGGTGCACCCGCGTGCGCTGCTGGAGTTCGACGACCAGGACGCAAAACTGCAAAACGAAATCCGCGAGATGATGAAGGGTTACGACTCGCCGAAAGAGTTCTATGTCGGACGCCTGACGGAAGGGATCGCCACGCTTGGCGCGGCCTTCTACCCGAAACGCGTGATCGTGCGTCTGTCGGACTTTAAGTCCAACGAATACGCCAACCTGGTGGGCGGCGAACGTTACGAGCCGGAAGAAGAGAACCCGATGCTGGGCTTCCGTGGCGCCGGACGTTACGTGTCGGAAAGCTTCCGCGACTGCTTCGCGCTGGAGTGCGAGGCGGTAAAACGCGTGCGCAACGACATGGGGCTGACCAACGTGGAAATCATGATCCCGTTCGTCCGTACCGTGGATCAGGCGAAAGCGGTGGTGGATGAGCTGGCGCGTCAGGGTCTGAAGCGCGGCGAGAACGGGCTGAAGATCATCATGATGTGTGAAATTCCGTCCAATGCCCTGCTGGCCGAGCAGTTCCTGGAACATTTCGACGGTTTTTCCATTGGTTCGAACGACATGACGCAGCTGGCGCTCGGTCTGGATCGCGACTCCGGCGTTGTCTCTGAGCTGTTCGATGAGCGTAACGAGGCGGTGAAAGCGCTGCTCTCCATGGCCATCCGCGCGGCGAAGAAACAGGGTAAATATGTCGGGATTTGCGGTCAGGGTCCTTCTGACCATGAAGACTTTGCGGCCTGGCTGATGGACGAGGGCATTGATAGCCTCTCCCTGAACCCGGACACCGTGGTGCAAACCTGGCTGAGCCTGGCAGAGCTGAACAAGTAA
- the ppsR gene encoding posphoenolpyruvate synthetase regulatory kinase/phosphorylase PpsR, producing MDNAVDRHVFYISDGTAITAEVLGHAVMSQFPVSINSITLPFVENESRAKAVKDQIDAIYQQTGVRPLVFYSIVIPEIRNIILQSEGFCQDIVQALVAPLQGELKLDPTPIAHRTHGLNPGNLTKYDARIAAIDYTLAHDDGISLRNLDQAQVILLGVSRCGKTPTSLYLAMQFGIRAANYPFIADDMDNLVLPAALKPLQHKLFGLTINPERLAAIREERRENSRYASMRQCRMEVSEVEALYRKNQIPWLNSTNYSVEEIATKILDIMGLNRRMY from the coding sequence ATGGATAATGCTGTCGATCGCCACGTTTTTTATATTTCTGATGGGACGGCGATTACCGCCGAGGTGCTGGGACACGCGGTGATGTCGCAGTTTCCCGTGTCGATAAACAGCATCACGCTGCCGTTCGTGGAAAATGAGAGCCGGGCCAAAGCGGTCAAGGACCAGATCGACGCCATTTACCAGCAGACCGGCGTTCGTCCTCTGGTGTTCTATTCCATTGTGATCCCCGAGATCCGCAACATCATTCTGCAAAGCGAGGGCTTCTGTCAGGACATCGTGCAGGCGCTGGTCGCGCCGCTGCAAGGCGAGCTGAAGCTGGACCCGACGCCCATCGCCCACCGTACCCACGGGCTGAACCCGGGCAACCTGACCAAATACGATGCGCGTATTGCCGCCATTGACTACACCCTGGCGCACGACGACGGGATCTCGCTGCGCAATCTGGACCAGGCGCAGGTGATTTTGCTCGGCGTGTCGCGCTGCGGTAAAACCCCCACCAGCCTTTACCTGGCGATGCAGTTTGGCATTCGCGCCGCCAACTACCCCTTTATTGCCGATGATATGGATAACCTGGTGCTGCCCGCCGCGCTCAAGCCGCTCCAGCATAAGCTGTTTGGGCTGACCATCAACCCGGAGCGACTGGCAGCAATCCGCGAAGAACGTCGCGAGAACAGCCGCTACGCCTCCATGCGCCAGTGCCGTATGGAAGTCTCTGAAGTCGAAGCGCTGTATCGAAAAAACCAGATCCCCTGGCTGAACAGTACCAACTATTCAGTAGAAGAAATTGCCACCAAGATCCTCGATATCATGGGGCTGAATCGCCGCATGTACTAA
- the aroH gene encoding 3-deoxy-7-phosphoheptulonate synthase AroH — protein MNKTDELRTARIDSLVTPAELARLHPVSAEVADHVTASRRRIEKILNGEDKRLLVVIGPCSIHDLDAAMDYAKRLQTLREKYQDRLEIVMRTYFEKPRTVVGWKGLISDPDLNGSYRVNHGIALARKLLLQVNELGVPTATEFLDMVTGQFIADLISWGAIGARTTESQIHREMASALSCPVGFKNGTDGNTRIAVDAIRASRASHMFLSPDKNGQMTIYQTSGNPFGHIIMRGGKKPNYHADDIAAACETLAEFDLPEHLVVDFSHGNCQKQHRRQLDVCEEVCQQIRSGSTAISGIMAESFIKEGTQKIVAGQQMVYGQSITDPCLSWEDSELLLEKLAAAVDSRF, from the coding sequence ATGAACAAAACCGACGAACTGCGCACCGCGCGCATTGATAGCCTGGTCACACCGGCTGAACTGGCCCGGCTGCACCCCGTTTCCGCCGAGGTGGCGGACCATGTGACGGCCTCCCGGCGCCGCATCGAAAAAATTCTCAATGGTGAAGACAAACGGCTTCTGGTGGTGATTGGCCCCTGCTCCATTCACGATCTGGACGCGGCGATGGATTATGCGAAACGCCTTCAGACGCTGCGTGAAAAATATCAGGATCGCCTTGAGATCGTGATGCGGACCTACTTTGAAAAGCCGCGTACCGTGGTGGGCTGGAAAGGATTGATCTCCGATCCCGACCTGAACGGCAGCTACCGGGTGAATCACGGTATTGCCCTGGCGCGTAAGCTGCTGTTACAGGTTAACGAGCTGGGTGTGCCTACCGCCACCGAATTTCTGGATATGGTGACCGGACAATTTATTGCCGACCTCATTAGCTGGGGCGCGATAGGGGCGCGTACCACCGAAAGCCAGATCCACCGAGAAATGGCGTCGGCGCTCTCCTGCCCGGTGGGTTTCAAAAACGGAACGGACGGCAATACCCGAATTGCCGTCGATGCCATCCGTGCGTCACGCGCCAGCCATATGTTCCTTTCCCCGGATAAAAACGGCCAGATGACCATCTACCAGACCAGCGGCAACCCGTTCGGACATATCATTATGCGTGGCGGTAAAAAACCGAATTACCATGCAGACGATATTGCCGCTGCCTGCGAAACGCTGGCGGAATTTGACCTGCCGGAGCATCTGGTGGTGGATTTCAGCCACGGCAACTGCCAGAAACAGCACCGCCGCCAGCTGGACGTCTGCGAAGAAGTTTGCCAGCAGATCCGCAGCGGCTCGACCGCCATTTCAGGAATTATGGCGGAGAGCTTTATTAAAGAAGGTACCCAGAAGATCGTCGCCGGACAGCAGATGGTTTACGGGCAGTCAATCACCGATCCGTGCCTGAGCTGGGAAGACAGCGAGCTGCTGCTGGAGAAGCTGGCTGCGGCGGTTGATTCTCGCTTCTGA
- the hemP gene encoding hemin uptake protein HemP — protein MSPTDNSTATPTKTHTAPSPAPTDRRIDSKSLLGDEGRVIIVHDGQHYLLRQTNAGKLILTK, from the coding sequence ATGTCACCGACCGATAACAGCACGGCAACGCCAACTAAAACACACACAGCGCCGTCCCCTGCTCCCACCGATCGCCGCATCGACAGCAAAAGCCTGTTGGGTGACGAGGGACGGGTGATTATCGTGCATGACGGGCAGCACTACCTGCTGCGCCAGACCAATGCCGGAAAACTGATCCTGACTAAATAA
- a CDS encoding TonB-dependent hemoglobin/transferrin/lactoferrin family receptor: MPHLQSASLRPSLLALAIVSTLPGVTFAAADEITVTATGNARSAFEAPMMVSVIDATAPENQTTSSAADMLRKVPGLMLDGTGRTNGQDVNLRGYDRRGVLVLVDGVRQGTDTGHLNSTFLDPALIKRIEVVRGPSALLYGSGALGGVISYDTVDASDLLDAGKNSGYRVFATGATGDHSIGMGASAYGRTDTLDGLVSWSSRDRGDIRQSDGARAPNDESINNMLAKGSWKIDPAQTLSGSLRYYNNDAQEPKNPQTTDASSSNPITDRSTIQRDAQLGYRIAPAGNDWLNADAKIYWSEARINAQNINASGEFRKQTTKGGKVENRTRLFSDAFASHLLTYGGEYYRQEQHPGGATTGFPDAKIDFSSGWLQDEITLRDLPVTLLGGTRYDNYRGSSDGYDDVDADKWSSRAGLTVSPTDWLMLFGSYAQAFRAPTMGEMYNDAKHFSIGSFYTNYWVPNPNLRPETNETQEFGFGLRFDDLLLANDALEFKASYFDTNAKDYISTTVDFAAATTMSYNVPNAKIWGWDMMATYATSLFNLDVAYNRTRGKDTDTGEYISSINPDTVTSKLDIPVAQSGFSVGWIGTFVERSTHISSSYSEQPGYAVNDLYVSYKGQQQLKGITTTLMLGNAFDKAYWSPQGIPQDGRNGKIFVSYQW, encoded by the coding sequence ATGCCACACCTGCAATCCGCGTCTCTACGTCCGTCTCTTCTGGCGCTGGCGATTGTCAGCACCCTGCCGGGCGTTACGTTTGCCGCCGCAGACGAGATCACCGTCACCGCCACCGGCAATGCCCGCAGCGCCTTTGAAGCCCCCATGATGGTGAGCGTGATTGACGCCACCGCGCCAGAAAACCAGACCACCAGCTCAGCCGCCGATATGCTGCGCAAGGTGCCCGGTCTGATGCTGGACGGCACCGGGCGCACCAACGGCCAGGACGTTAACCTTCGGGGCTATGACCGCCGTGGCGTACTGGTGCTGGTGGATGGCGTACGCCAGGGTACCGATACCGGACACCTGAACAGCACGTTCCTCGATCCGGCGCTGATCAAACGTATCGAAGTGGTGCGCGGCCCTTCCGCCTTGCTGTACGGCAGCGGTGCGCTGGGCGGCGTGATTTCGTATGACACCGTCGACGCCAGCGATCTGCTGGATGCGGGTAAAAACAGCGGCTATCGCGTCTTTGCTACCGGCGCAACGGGCGATCACAGCATCGGGATGGGCGCCAGCGCCTATGGCCGCACCGATACCCTGGACGGTCTGGTCTCCTGGTCCAGCCGCGATCGCGGCGATATTCGCCAGAGCGACGGCGCGAGGGCACCAAACGACGAATCCATCAACAATATGCTGGCGAAAGGCAGCTGGAAAATCGATCCGGCGCAGACGCTGAGCGGCTCCCTGCGCTACTATAACAACGACGCGCAGGAGCCGAAAAACCCGCAGACCACGGATGCCAGCAGCAGTAACCCGATAACCGATCGTTCCACCATCCAGCGCGATGCCCAGCTTGGCTACCGCATTGCGCCAGCCGGAAACGACTGGCTGAACGCCGATGCGAAAATTTACTGGTCCGAAGCGCGGATCAACGCCCAGAACATCAACGCCAGCGGCGAGTTCCGTAAACAGACCACCAAAGGCGGCAAAGTGGAAAACCGTACCCGCCTGTTCAGCGACGCCTTCGCCTCGCACCTGCTGACCTACGGCGGGGAATACTATCGTCAGGAGCAACACCCTGGCGGCGCGACCACCGGCTTCCCGGACGCGAAAATCGACTTCAGCTCTGGCTGGTTGCAGGATGAGATCACCCTGCGCGACCTGCCGGTAACGCTTCTCGGCGGGACGCGTTACGACAACTATCGCGGCAGCAGCGACGGCTATGATGACGTGGATGCGGATAAATGGTCATCACGCGCCGGGTTAACCGTGAGTCCGACCGACTGGCTGATGCTGTTCGGCTCTTACGCTCAGGCCTTCCGCGCGCCAACGATGGGCGAGATGTATAACGACGCGAAGCACTTCTCTATCGGCAGCTTCTACACCAACTACTGGGTGCCGAACCCGAACCTGCGCCCGGAAACTAACGAAACCCAGGAGTTCGGTTTTGGGCTGCGTTTTGACGATCTGCTGCTCGCCAACGACGCGCTGGAGTTCAAAGCCAGCTATTTCGACACCAACGCGAAAGATTACATCTCCACCACCGTGGATTTTGCGGCGGCGACTACCATGTCCTATAACGTACCGAACGCCAAAATCTGGGGCTGGGACATGATGGCAACCTACGCAACCAGCCTGTTCAACCTCGACGTCGCCTACAACCGCACGCGAGGAAAAGATACCGACACGGGCGAATATATCTCCAGCATTAACCCGGACACCGTCACCAGCAAGCTGGATATCCCGGTGGCGCAAAGCGGCTTCTCCGTGGGCTGGATCGGCACCTTCGTCGAACGTTCAACGCACATCAGCAGCAGCTACAGCGAGCAGCCGGGCTACGCAGTGAATGATCTCTACGTTAGCTATAAAGGCCAGCAGCAGCTCAAAGGCATCACCACCACCCTCATGCTGGGGAACGCCTTCGACAAAGCCTACTGGTCACCGCAGGGCATCCCGCAGGATGGCCGCAACGGCAAGATCTTCGTCAGTTATCAATGGTAA
- the chuS gene encoding hematinate-forming heme oxygenase ChuS translates to MGHYTRWLELREQHPGKYARDIAGLMHISEAELAFARVGHDAWRLRGEIREILAALESVGETKCICRNDYAVHEQVGAFTHQHLGGHAGLVLNPRALDLRLFLNQWASAFHMSETTSRGERQSIQFFDHQGDAVLKVYTTDRTDVAAWGDVLTRFIIADNPALALKAVDAPAHSDGADAGSVEKEWRAMTDVHQFFSLLKRHNLSRQQAFRLVSDDLACKVDNSALAQLLETARQDGNEIMIFVGNRGCVQIFTGVVEKLTPMKGWLNIFNATFTLHLLEETIAETWVTRKPTADGHVTSLELFAADGTQIAQLYGQRTEGEPEQSQWRRQIDALTPEGLAA, encoded by the coding sequence ATGGGTCACTACACACGCTGGCTTGAGCTTAGAGAGCAACATCCGGGTAAGTACGCCCGGGATATCGCCGGATTAATGCACATCAGTGAAGCAGAGCTGGCATTTGCGCGCGTTGGCCACGACGCCTGGCGGCTGCGCGGTGAAATCCGCGAGATTCTGGCAGCGCTGGAGTCCGTGGGGGAAACTAAATGCATCTGCCGTAACGACTACGCCGTTCACGAACAGGTCGGGGCGTTTACTCACCAGCACCTCGGCGGCCATGCCGGGCTGGTGCTGAATCCGCGCGCGCTGGATTTGCGTTTATTCCTCAACCAGTGGGCGAGCGCGTTTCACATGAGTGAAACGACCTCCCGCGGCGAACGTCAGAGCATTCAGTTCTTCGATCATCAGGGCGACGCGGTACTGAAGGTCTACACCACGGATCGCACCGATGTCGCCGCCTGGGGCGACGTGCTGACCCGTTTTATCATAGCCGATAACCCCGCTCTGGCGCTGAAGGCAGTCGATGCCCCTGCGCATTCCGACGGTGCTGATGCAGGCTCGGTGGAGAAAGAGTGGCGCGCCATGACCGACGTACATCAGTTCTTCAGCTTATTAAAACGCCATAACCTGAGCCGCCAGCAGGCGTTTCGTCTGGTGAGTGACGATCTGGCCTGTAAGGTGGATAACAGCGCGCTGGCACAGCTGCTGGAGACGGCACGACAGGATGGAAACGAAATCATGATCTTCGTCGGCAACCGCGGCTGCGTGCAGATCTTCACCGGTGTGGTGGAAAAACTGACGCCCATGAAGGGCTGGCTGAACATCTTCAACGCCACCTTTACCCTGCATCTGCTGGAGGAGACTATCGCGGAGACGTGGGTAACGCGTAAGCCAACAGCGGACGGACACGTTACCAGCCTGGAATTGTTTGCGGCGGATGGCACCCAAATCGCCCAGCTCTACGGCCAGCGTACCGAAGGCGAACCGGAGCAGAGCCAGTGGCGTCGGCAGATTGATGCCCTGACGCCAGAAGGGCTGGCCGCATGA